A genome region from Cognatishimia activa includes the following:
- a CDS encoding XdhC family protein: MAPLPIDESSSIAPVLFLAETSEPAVLAVITDIEGPSYRPLGAMMALTASGTRVGSLSSGCVEADIALHAERALEANMPKVVRYGRGSPFVDIQLPCGGGLEITLIPNPDRSVLQTVAERLTDRQPCALSFDMGSRDITVGPAQDTGIDGARFHIRLDPEIYFYVFGKGPEAVTFAALVQSAGFPNILCSPDHETLEAAAIGGSETHHLTSARFPADFAPDARSAVVLFFHDHDWEPEILKGALASKAFYIGAQGSKRSAAARRAQLMALGTAESDLKRLRGPIGLIPSARDARKLAVSVLAEVMNEG, translated from the coding sequence ATGGCCCCTTTGCCTATTGACGAAAGCAGCAGCATCGCGCCCGTTTTGTTCCTTGCAGAGACAAGCGAACCGGCTGTTCTTGCCGTTATCACGGACATTGAAGGTCCGTCCTATCGTCCCTTGGGTGCGATGATGGCCTTGACGGCCTCTGGCACGCGCGTCGGGTCGCTGTCGTCCGGCTGTGTCGAGGCAGATATCGCTTTGCATGCTGAGCGTGCTCTTGAAGCAAACATGCCCAAAGTGGTTCGATACGGGCGTGGGTCGCCTTTCGTAGATATCCAGCTGCCCTGTGGCGGGGGGTTGGAAATCACGCTGATCCCAAACCCTGACCGCAGCGTCTTGCAAACCGTCGCTGAGCGTTTAACGGATCGTCAGCCCTGCGCCTTGTCGTTTGATATGGGAAGCCGAGACATTACTGTAGGTCCGGCCCAAGACACGGGAATTGACGGTGCACGGTTTCACATTCGCCTTGATCCGGAAATCTACTTTTACGTCTTCGGGAAAGGCCCAGAAGCCGTCACTTTTGCCGCGCTTGTTCAATCTGCCGGGTTCCCCAATATCCTGTGTTCACCGGATCATGAAACCCTCGAAGCAGCTGCAATCGGCGGAAGTGAAACACATCATTTAACCTCTGCCCGTTTCCCAGCTGATTTTGCCCCTGACGCACGATCTGCTGTGGTGTTGTTTTTCCACGATCACGACTGGGAGCCAGAAATTTTAAAAGGCGCGCTTGCATCCAAAGCCTTTTATATCGGGGCGCAAGGCAGCAAACGTTCAGCCGCAGCACGTCGTGCTCAGTTGATGGCTTTAGGTACAGCAGAGAGCGACCTAAAGCGACTGAGAGGGCCAATCGGGCTTATCCCATCCGCGCGTGATGCCCGCAAATTGGCGGTTAGCGTTTTGGCCGAGGTGATGAACGAAGGCTGA
- a CDS encoding alcohol dehydrogenase family protein, protein MDLPKTMRAMVTMGHGDLDKMVWHEDWPRPDPGPGEVLLRVRACGLNNTDVNTRSGWYSKTVESGTTGGALDAASEDATWGGAAVTFPRIQGADVCGEIVMVGEGVAASRVGERVITDNWLRDKNDPLNKSKTGYYGSERDGGFAEYTVLPAENVIAVNSDYTDAELATFSCSYSTAEGMLTRAKVGGDDTVLVPGASGGVGGAVVQLAKRRGARVVALASEAKHAEVSELGADVVLPRAPSNLKQLLQSESITVLADVVGGDNWPVWIDLLERGGRYTCSGAIAGPMVSFDLRTFYLRDLTFTGSTVIDPEVMPNLVRYIESKQIKPVLAATYDLKDLHEAQRVFIAKQHTGNIVVTP, encoded by the coding sequence ATGGATTTACCAAAAACGATGCGGGCGATGGTCACAATGGGCCATGGGGATTTGGATAAAATGGTCTGGCACGAGGACTGGCCCCGCCCGGATCCGGGCCCTGGCGAAGTCTTGCTGCGCGTGCGCGCTTGCGGGTTGAACAACACTGACGTGAATACGCGGTCTGGATGGTATTCCAAAACAGTTGAATCCGGGACAACCGGAGGCGCATTGGATGCGGCCTCCGAGGATGCAACTTGGGGCGGGGCTGCCGTGACATTCCCGCGGATCCAGGGGGCCGATGTATGCGGCGAAATCGTCATGGTCGGCGAAGGTGTCGCCGCCTCGCGCGTCGGAGAACGCGTTATTACGGACAATTGGCTGCGCGACAAAAACGATCCATTGAACAAGTCCAAAACGGGGTACTACGGGTCCGAGCGCGACGGCGGGTTTGCCGAATACACGGTTCTTCCGGCTGAAAACGTGATTGCTGTAAACTCTGATTACACAGACGCGGAACTCGCCACGTTTTCCTGCTCATACTCTACTGCCGAGGGCATGCTAACCCGGGCCAAGGTGGGGGGTGACGACACTGTTTTGGTGCCAGGCGCGTCTGGCGGGGTCGGCGGTGCGGTGGTTCAGTTGGCCAAACGACGAGGCGCGCGCGTTGTTGCGCTGGCTTCAGAGGCCAAACACGCGGAAGTATCCGAACTTGGGGCGGATGTCGTGCTCCCTCGTGCGCCTTCGAATTTGAAGCAGCTTCTGCAATCCGAGTCTATCACGGTTCTGGCTGATGTGGTCGGTGGGGACAATTGGCCAGTTTGGATAGACCTACTTGAACGCGGCGGGCGCTATACCTGTTCAGGTGCCATTGCCGGTCCGATGGTGTCTTTTGACCTGCGTACGTTCTATCTGCGCGATTTGACGTTTACCGGCTCGACCGTGATTGATCCTGAAGTCATGCCCAATCTGGTCCGCTACATCGAAAGCAAGCAGATTAAGCCCGTTTTGGCGGCAACTTATGACCTTAAAGACCTGCACGAAGCGCAACGAGTGTTTATCGCCAAACAGCATACTGGAAATATCGTGGTTACCCCATGA
- a CDS encoding DUF3131 domain-containing protein has product MPTVIKKEAGKSPATRGLFLFAVSVISAVAVSWFVGTSARAYFLSSLDDVDPIIAGGELDDLPALMRGNVPSVTTSVYYKEPRREKPPRMCEMPKTYFDKLDQGYEKASGYTRRNEYIRKYRPRRGFLNERELRAAKVAWTYFEQFTQENTGLANSVGNYPSTTLWDTASYVAGAVAAYELCLIEKPEFDRRMTRLFTTIKGLELFRGEMPNKVYHTKSGMKVDYTNKAGEIGFSALDIGRMLVWMRIVKNR; this is encoded by the coding sequence ATGCCGACAGTAATCAAAAAAGAGGCAGGTAAATCTCCCGCAACACGGGGCTTATTTCTGTTTGCAGTCAGCGTAATTTCAGCTGTTGCTGTTTCGTGGTTTGTGGGTACGTCTGCGCGCGCATATTTTTTGTCGAGCCTGGACGATGTCGACCCCATAATTGCCGGTGGCGAATTGGATGATTTGCCAGCTTTGATGCGTGGCAACGTGCCCTCCGTGACTACGAGCGTTTACTATAAAGAGCCGCGCAGGGAAAAACCACCTCGCATGTGCGAAATGCCAAAAACCTATTTCGACAAATTGGATCAAGGATACGAGAAAGCCTCAGGATACACACGACGCAATGAATACATCCGAAAATACCGTCCCCGTCGCGGTTTCCTGAACGAGCGAGAGTTGCGCGCAGCGAAGGTAGCGTGGACTTATTTTGAACAATTCACCCAGGAAAATACGGGACTGGCAAATTCGGTTGGTAACTACCCGTCAACGACGCTTTGGGATACAGCGTCTTATGTTGCCGGAGCCGTTGCAGCCTATGAGCTTTGTCTGATCGAAAAACCGGAATTTGATCGGCGCATGACGCGGCTTTTCACGACGATCAAAGGGCTTGAGCTGTTTCGCGGCGAAATGCCTAACAAAGTATATCACACTAAATCAGGCATGAAGGTCGACTATACCAACAAAGCCGGCGAAATCGGATTTTCCGCGCTTGATATTGGTCGCATGCTGGTCTGGATGCGCATCGTTAAAAACCGCTAA
- a CDS encoding acyltransferase family protein: protein MAWLDCLRLLAGLSMLVLHCTADQNGGAWGDYEVRDRIAPLVLRTFAYTARTELFIIISLFLLMMSLEKRRRNYSDTIAEQAERLLIPFAFWTVFYAFFTLLKAQHFGYFDSKLAALGEVHTWLSFAFMGTSKYHMHFLPTLFCVVLAYRQLP, encoded by the coding sequence TTGGCTTGGCTTGACTGTCTGCGCCTGTTGGCCGGTTTATCGATGCTGGTCCTGCATTGCACTGCCGATCAAAACGGTGGCGCTTGGGGAGACTACGAAGTTCGGGACCGCATTGCGCCCCTTGTTCTGCGCACGTTTGCCTACACGGCCCGAACAGAATTGTTCATCATTATTTCTCTGTTTTTACTCATGATGTCGCTCGAAAAACGCCGGCGGAACTATTCGGACACGATCGCAGAACAGGCCGAAAGGCTTTTGATACCATTTGCGTTCTGGACTGTTTTCTATGCTTTTTTCACCTTACTCAAAGCTCAACACTTTGGGTATTTTGACAGCAAGCTAGCCGCATTGGGAGAGGTTCACACCTGGCTGAGCTTTGCATTTATGGGTACGTCTAAATACCACATGCATTTTCTTCCGACGCTTTTCTGTGTCGTGCTCGCATACCGACAGCTTCCATAG
- a CDS encoding OmpA family protein, whose product MRFILFLTAFFASLSSATSAMGLSVQECRDIKDVYGWAPDGCQSLTLVATKPQSQSMTKPAEVQATEPSAQQVEDHIFFPAGGTNLDRKALRQIELLTQLLNGEVLGKACIALIGHSDTSGGEIANMQVAQARADAVGIAMRQRLANPLKVEKVLAAGESLPLENLSPRSRWQRRVEIRARTCAVSM is encoded by the coding sequence ATGCGTTTTATTCTGTTTTTGACTGCTTTTTTCGCAAGCCTGTCTTCGGCAACCTCGGCGATGGGGTTATCGGTGCAGGAATGTCGGGATATTAAAGATGTTTACGGATGGGCGCCTGACGGGTGTCAAAGTCTGACGCTTGTAGCCACTAAGCCGCAGTCCCAATCGATGACCAAACCGGCTGAGGTACAAGCTACTGAACCTTCCGCGCAGCAAGTTGAGGATCACATATTCTTTCCTGCGGGTGGCACAAACCTTGATCGCAAAGCACTGCGTCAGATCGAGCTTTTGACTCAATTGCTAAATGGCGAGGTCTTGGGCAAGGCTTGCATCGCGTTGATTGGGCACTCCGACACGAGCGGTGGTGAAATTGCCAACATGCAAGTGGCTCAGGCACGCGCGGATGCCGTGGGCATTGCTATGCGCCAGCGGCTTGCCAATCCCTTAAAGGTCGAAAAGGTCCTTGCCGCCGGTGAGAGCCTGCCGTTGGAAAATCTATCACCTCGTAGCCGTTGGCAGCGTCGGGTTGAAATTCGGGCAAGGACCTGCGCGGTGTCCATGTAA
- the zwf gene encoding glucose-6-phosphate dehydrogenase, producing the protein MVARVIPVSKFDLVLFGATGDLARRKIWPGLFHRFVAGQFDSDSRILGVSRSELTNDEFRDRLREAISVNGDDRAKLLDQFLSLVSYTSIDAKGERGWDVLAEAVRTDSVRAFYLSVAPNFFGPIARRLRNYGIATDESRIVVEKPFGHDLASAKALNAELRECFDEHQIYRIDHYLGKETVQNLMALRFANSLFEPLWNASHIEHVQITVSESLSVEGRGEYYDQSGAMRDMVQNHLMQLLCLTAMEPPSKFQPNAVRDEKVKVIEALEPVDARDIARGQYRASKEHASYLDHAGDPKSRTESFIAMKVNVANWRWAKTPFYLRTGKCLRARTSEIAVYFRNPPHMIFPGIDTPMGNILVIRLQPDEGMTLHTTIKDPGPGGMRLTEASLDMTFADSLAQDEVVQDAYERLIMDVIRGDQTLFMRGDEVEAAWAWVDPIINGWKDRNEKPQPYDSGSSGPEDALLLMHRDGRRWRPIGA; encoded by the coding sequence ATGGTTGCAAGAGTAATTCCCGTCAGCAAGTTTGACCTCGTCCTATTCGGAGCGACAGGTGATCTGGCACGGCGCAAAATTTGGCCTGGGTTGTTTCATCGGTTTGTTGCTGGCCAGTTTGACAGTGACAGCCGCATACTGGGTGTGTCCCGCTCTGAACTGACAAACGACGAGTTTCGCGATCGCTTGCGAGAGGCCATTTCGGTAAATGGCGACGATCGAGCGAAGCTCTTGGATCAGTTTTTGTCGCTGGTGTCCTACACGTCGATTGACGCAAAGGGTGAGCGGGGTTGGGATGTTTTGGCCGAGGCTGTACGCACAGACTCGGTGCGTGCCTTCTACCTTTCCGTAGCACCAAACTTCTTTGGCCCGATTGCGCGCCGTTTGCGCAACTATGGTATTGCGACCGACGAAAGTCGCATCGTCGTTGAAAAACCATTTGGGCATGACCTGGCCTCTGCCAAGGCGCTAAACGCTGAACTCAGAGAGTGTTTCGACGAGCATCAGATCTATCGCATTGACCACTATCTGGGAAAAGAAACCGTCCAGAACCTAATGGCCTTGCGCTTTGCGAACTCGCTATTCGAGCCGCTTTGGAATGCGTCTCATATTGAGCATGTCCAGATTACGGTGTCCGAAAGCCTTTCTGTCGAAGGGCGCGGCGAATATTACGACCAGTCCGGTGCCATGCGGGATATGGTGCAAAACCACCTGATGCAGCTTTTATGTCTGACCGCGATGGAGCCTCCGTCCAAGTTCCAACCGAATGCGGTGCGCGACGAGAAAGTCAAAGTCATCGAAGCCTTGGAGCCTGTGGATGCGCGCGACATTGCGCGGGGTCAGTATCGAGCGTCTAAAGAACACGCGAGCTATCTCGATCACGCGGGCGATCCCAAAAGTCGCACCGAAAGTTTCATCGCGATGAAGGTCAATGTTGCGAACTGGCGTTGGGCTAAGACGCCGTTTTACCTGCGCACGGGCAAATGCCTGCGCGCGCGTACGTCTGAGATTGCCGTTTATTTCCGCAATCCTCCGCATATGATTTTCCCGGGCATCGACACGCCGATGGGCAATATTCTGGTGATCCGACTGCAGCCAGACGAAGGCATGACTTTGCACACGACCATCAAGGATCCGGGCCCTGGCGGCATGCGTCTGACAGAGGCATCACTGGATATGACCTTCGCTGACAGCCTGGCCCAAGACGAGGTCGTTCAGGATGCCTATGAGCGTCTGATCATGGACGTCATTCGCGGCGATCAGACCCTGTTCATGCGCGGAGACGAAGTCGAGGCCGCCTGGGCCTGGGTCGATCCCATCATCAACGGCTGGAAAGACCGCAACGAAAAACCACAACCCTATGACAGCGGCAGCTCGGGCCCCGAGGATGCGCTGTTGTTGATGCATCGCGACGGGCGCCGCTGGCGTCCGATTGGCGCGTGA
- the edd gene encoding phosphogluconate dehydratase: MSLNSTLKSVTDRIIARSEETRGTYLERMSAAASKGPSRAHLSCSGQAHAYAGAGQDQEALATKSAGNLGIVTSYNDMLSAHQPFERYPGLIRDAARETGGTAQVAGGVPAMCDGVTQGEAGMELSLFSRDVIAMATGVALSHNTYDAAVYLGVCDKIVPGLVIGAQAFGHLPGVFIPAGPMTSGIANDDKAKVRQEFAKGECGRDKLMASEMAAYHGPGTCTFYGTANTNQMLMEFMGLHLPGTSFVTPNTELRDALTTESARRALSLSALGNSYTPVCEVLDEKAFANGIVGLMATGGSTNLLIHLLAMARAGGIILDWQDFADLSEVVPLLARVYPNGLADVNHFHAAGGLGFLIGELLAGGLLHPDTKTVAGEGLEHYTSEPFLSDDGLTWRKGTATSLNEGIVRPLDKPFQENGGLSHLTGNLGTAVMKISAVSPEHRVTEAPVRVFHDQDDVKAAFKAGELTEDVIIVVRFQGPKANGMPELHSLTPLMAIMQGRGQKVALVTDGRMSGASGKVPAAIHVSPEALDQGPIAYLQDGDILRVDAVAGDLEILTEGVLDRAPATADLSANQAGVGRELFTAFRASVGSADTGASVFGV; the protein is encoded by the coding sequence ATGTCCCTGAATAGCACTCTGAAATCGGTCACCGACCGCATTATCGCCCGCAGCGAAGAGACGCGCGGCACCTATTTGGAACGCATGTCGGCGGCGGCCAGCAAAGGGCCAAGCCGCGCGCATCTGTCTTGCAGCGGGCAGGCCCACGCCTATGCGGGCGCGGGGCAAGACCAAGAGGCCTTGGCGACGAAATCTGCAGGCAATCTGGGGATCGTGACGTCTTACAATGACATGCTGTCAGCCCACCAACCGTTTGAGCGCTATCCCGGTCTGATCCGTGACGCTGCGCGCGAAACCGGCGGCACTGCGCAGGTCGCAGGCGGCGTTCCGGCGATGTGTGACGGCGTCACTCAGGGCGAAGCGGGGATGGAGCTTAGCCTGTTTTCACGCGACGTGATCGCTATGGCGACAGGGGTGGCCTTGTCTCACAACACCTATGATGCCGCCGTTTATCTGGGCGTTTGCGACAAGATCGTCCCGGGCTTGGTGATCGGCGCGCAGGCCTTCGGGCATTTGCCGGGGGTGTTCATCCCAGCAGGCCCCATGACCTCTGGCATTGCCAATGACGACAAAGCCAAGGTGCGTCAGGAGTTCGCCAAAGGTGAATGTGGGCGGGATAAATTGATGGCGTCCGAAATGGCGGCCTATCATGGGCCGGGCACCTGCACCTTCTATGGCACTGCCAACACCAACCAAATGTTGATGGAGTTCATGGGGCTGCATCTTCCGGGCACCAGCTTTGTGACGCCAAACACAGAACTGCGTGATGCACTGACCACAGAAAGCGCGCGTCGGGCATTGTCGCTGAGTGCGCTGGGCAACAGCTATACGCCGGTTTGCGAAGTCCTTGACGAGAAGGCCTTTGCCAACGGCATCGTTGGCCTCATGGCAACCGGAGGCTCCACGAACCTCTTGATCCACTTGCTTGCTATGGCGCGGGCAGGGGGCATCATTCTGGATTGGCAGGATTTTGCGGATCTGTCTGAGGTCGTTCCCCTCTTGGCGCGGGTTTACCCGAATGGTCTGGCAGACGTGAACCATTTCCACGCGGCAGGCGGTCTGGGCTTTTTGATCGGAGAGCTGCTTGCAGGCGGCCTTTTGCATCCGGACACCAAAACGGTCGCGGGCGAGGGGCTGGAGCACTACACCTCCGAGCCGTTCCTCTCAGACGACGGCCTCACGTGGCGCAAAGGCACGGCGACGTCACTCAACGAAGGGATTGTGCGCCCGCTGGACAAGCCTTTCCAAGAGAACGGCGGGCTGTCGCATTTGACCGGCAACCTTGGCACTGCGGTAATGAAGATCTCTGCCGTATCGCCCGAGCATCGCGTGACAGAAGCACCTGTGCGTGTGTTCCATGATCAGGACGATGTCAAAGCTGCCTTCAAGGCGGGCGAACTGACCGAAGACGTGATCATCGTGGTGCGTTTCCAAGGGCCGAAAGCCAACGGCATGCCCGAACTTCACAGTCTGACGCCATTGATGGCGATCATGCAGGGCCGTGGCCAAAAAGTTGCTTTGGTCACAGACGGCCGCATGTCTGGCGCGTCGGGCAAAGTACCAGCCGCGATCCACGTTAGCCCCGAGGCCTTGGATCAAGGTCCGATCGCCTATTTGCAGGATGGCGATATCCTGCGGGTTGACGCCGTGGCCGGAGACCTTGAAATCCTCACCGAAGGCGTGCTGGATCGCGCGCCTGCGACGGCTGACCTCTCTGCCAATCAGGCGGGTGTGGGCCGCGAATTGTTCACAGCGTTCCGCGCCTCGGTTGGCTCTGCCGACACCGGCGCATCAGTATTCGGAGTTTAA
- the eda gene encoding bifunctional 4-hydroxy-2-oxoglutarate aldolase/2-dehydro-3-deoxy-phosphogluconate aldolase, protein MSITPQEASLKAREICELAPIVPVLVVHEVAHARPLAEVLVAGGLPALEVTLRTPAALDVISEMAQVEGGVVGAGTLLTPDDVKAAKDAGAQFGVSPGATDKLLDAAEAEGLPILAGAATASEAMALLERGYSMLKFFPAEASGGAPALKSLASPLPQISFCPTGGVSPSNAESYLSLPNVVCAGGSWVAPNDLVKEGDWAGIEALAREASQLPR, encoded by the coding sequence ATGTCGATCACCCCCCAAGAGGCCAGCCTGAAAGCTCGCGAAATCTGTGAGCTCGCGCCGATTGTCCCAGTTTTGGTCGTGCACGAGGTGGCCCATGCGCGCCCACTGGCTGAGGTTCTGGTTGCAGGCGGATTGCCTGCATTGGAAGTGACATTGCGTACGCCCGCAGCTTTGGACGTGATCTCAGAAATGGCGCAAGTAGAAGGCGGCGTTGTAGGTGCAGGCACCTTGCTGACGCCTGACGATGTCAAAGCCGCCAAGGATGCAGGCGCGCAGTTTGGCGTGTCACCGGGGGCAACGGACAAATTGCTCGATGCCGCAGAAGCCGAAGGTCTGCCCATTCTCGCCGGTGCGGCGACTGCCAGCGAAGCGATGGCACTGCTGGAACGCGGCTATTCCATGCTGAAGTTCTTCCCAGCCGAAGCCAGCGGCGGCGCACCCGCGCTGAAGTCTCTGGCCAGCCCGCTACCTCAGATTTCTTTCTGCCCAACCGGCGGCGTGAGCCCGTCAAATGCGGAAAGCTATCTGTCGCTGCCAAATGTGGTCTGCGCAGGCGGCAGCTGGGTTGCGCCGAACGACCTGGTCAAAGAGGGGGATTGGGCCGGGATCGAAGCCCTTGCTCGCGAGGCCAGCCAGTTGCCTCGCTAA
- the ilvD gene encoding dihydroxy-acid dehydratase → MPDLRSKTTTFGRRMAAARALWRATGMQDGDFGKPIVAIVNSFTEFVPGHVHLKDLGQLVAREVEKAGGVAKEMNTIAVDDGIAMGHDGMLYSLPSREVIADSVEYMANAHCADALVCISNCDKITPGMLMATMRLNIPTIFVSGGPMEAGKTILSDGELKTDLVTAIVGAADDNRSDDDVAKLERSSCPTCGSCSGMFTANSMNCLAEALGMALPGNGSLLATHSKREALFKEAGHKIVELCERWYKHDDASALPRGIATFDAFENAMALDVAMGGSTNTVLHLLAIAHEAEVDFTMADMDRISREIPHLCKVAPSHPDYYMEDVHRAGGIARILGALDREGKIHRHCSTVHSKDIGEFIDKWDILRDTAGNEAHDLYIAAPGGVRTTQAFSQSRMYTELDTDTVDGCVRDFEHAYSEQGGLCVLFGNLAEQGCIVKTAGVIESMYEYEGTAKVFESQDDAMHGILRGEVQPHSVVVIRYEGPKGGPGMQEMLYPTAYLKSKGLDKTCALFTDGRFSGGSAGLSIGHASPEAAEKGLIALVEDGDKIEISISKRSINLMVSEEELERRRAAHPQADKAVWKAEGRPRAVSKALKAYAAHVANASLGAIRVVDED, encoded by the coding sequence ATGCCTGATCTACGTTCCAAGACCACAACCTTTGGCCGCCGCATGGCCGCTGCCCGCGCGCTGTGGCGTGCAACCGGTATGCAAGATGGTGACTTTGGAAAGCCGATTGTGGCGATTGTGAACTCATTCACGGAATTCGTCCCCGGCCACGTCCACCTCAAAGACCTCGGCCAGTTGGTTGCGCGCGAAGTCGAGAAGGCAGGCGGTGTTGCCAAGGAAATGAACACCATCGCGGTCGATGACGGTATCGCCATGGGGCATGACGGCATGCTCTATTCCCTGCCATCCCGTGAAGTCATCGCGGACTCGGTGGAATATATGGCAAACGCTCATTGCGCCGACGCGCTGGTCTGCATCTCGAACTGTGACAAGATCACGCCGGGCATGCTGATGGCGACCATGCGCCTGAACATCCCGACGATCTTTGTGTCTGGCGGCCCGATGGAAGCGGGTAAGACCATCCTGTCCGATGGTGAGCTGAAAACTGACCTCGTGACTGCCATCGTTGGTGCTGCTGACGACAATCGCTCTGATGATGACGTTGCCAAGCTGGAACGCTCGTCTTGCCCAACCTGTGGCTCTTGCTCGGGCATGTTCACCGCGAACTCGATGAACTGTCTGGCCGAAGCGCTGGGCATGGCGCTGCCGGGCAACGGCTCTTTGCTGGCGACCCACTCCAAGCGGGAAGCCTTGTTCAAAGAAGCGGGCCACAAGATCGTCGAGCTCTGCGAACGTTGGTACAAACATGACGACGCATCGGCGCTGCCACGCGGCATCGCGACCTTTGATGCCTTTGAAAACGCCATGGCGCTGGATGTGGCGATGGGTGGCTCTACCAATACGGTTCTGCACCTCTTGGCGATTGCGCATGAGGCTGAAGTCGACTTCACCATGGCCGACATGGACCGCATCAGTCGCGAAATTCCGCATCTTTGTAAAGTCGCACCATCGCATCCGGATTACTACATGGAGGACGTGCACCGCGCAGGCGGCATCGCGCGGATCCTTGGTGCGCTGGACCGCGAAGGTAAAATCCACCGTCATTGCTCCACCGTACACTCCAAAGACATCGGTGAGTTCATCGATAAATGGGACATCCTGCGCGACACCGCAGGCAACGAGGCGCATGACCTATACATCGCAGCCCCCGGTGGTGTGCGTACCACGCAGGCATTCAGCCAGTCGCGCATGTATACAGAACTGGACACCGACACGGTCGATGGCTGCGTACGTGACTTCGAGCATGCTTACAGCGAGCAGGGCGGCCTTTGCGTGTTGTTCGGCAACCTGGCTGAGCAGGGCTGTATCGTAAAAACCGCGGGCGTCATCGAGTCCATGTATGAATACGAAGGCACAGCTAAGGTTTTTGAGTCCCAAGACGATGCGATGCACGGCATTCTGCGCGGCGAAGTTCAACCGCATTCGGTTGTTGTGATCCGTTATGAGGGCCCAAAGGGCGGGCCGGGCATGCAGGAAATGCTCTATCCAACCGCCTATCTGAAATCCAAAGGACTGGACAAAACCTGTGCGCTGTTCACCGATGGCCGTTTCTCTGGCGGCTCAGCGGGTCTGTCTATCGGTCACGCCTCGCCAGAAGCTGCCGAAAAGGGCCTGATCGCGCTGGTTGAAGATGGAGACAAAATCGAGATCTCGATCTCCAAGCGCAGCATCAACCTGATGGTCAGCGAAGAGGAACTTGAACGTCGCCGTGCTGCACACCCGCAAGCGGACAAGGCAGTTTGGAAAGCCGAGGGGCGCCCTCGCGCCGTGTCCAAGGCGCTGAAGGCCTATGCGGCGCATGTTGCGAACGCATCTCTGGGTGCAATCCGTGTGGTGGACGAGGATTGA
- the rpe gene encoding ribulose-phosphate 3-epimerase, protein MSFDRSIKIAPSILSADFANFGAEIEAVEAQGADWIHVDVMDGHFVPNLTFGPPLCAAIRKHINTVMDVHLMISPVDPYIQAFADAGADVLTAHLEAGPHIHRTLQAIRGAGCKAGLALNPGTGVEDIDYLLDMVDLICVMTVNPGFGGQKFIHSQIDKVKKLRAMIGDRPIHIEIDGGITPETAPLMAAAGADVLVAGSAVFKGGSVQNPAPYGENIRAIKASVAS, encoded by the coding sequence ATGAGCTTTGATCGTTCCATCAAGATCGCCCCAAGTATCCTATCCGCTGATTTCGCCAATTTTGGCGCGGAAATCGAAGCCGTTGAGGCGCAGGGCGCGGATTGGATCCACGTCGACGTGATGGACGGGCATTTCGTGCCGAACCTGACCTTTGGTCCGCCGCTTTGCGCAGCGATCCGCAAGCACATCAACACGGTCATGGATGTGCATCTGATGATCTCTCCGGTTGATCCTTATATTCAGGCTTTCGCGGATGCCGGTGCGGATGTCTTGACCGCGCATCTTGAGGCAGGCCCGCATATTCACCGCACGCTTCAGGCGATCCGTGGGGCAGGGTGCAAGGCAGGGCTTGCGCTGAACCCCGGTACTGGGGTTGAGGACATCGATTATCTTTTGGATATGGTCGACCTGATCTGTGTGATGACCGTAAACCCCGGATTTGGGGGGCAAAAATTCATCCACAGCCAGATCGATAAGGTCAAGAAACTGCGCGCCATGATCGGGGATCGTCCGATCCATATCGAAATCGATGGCGGCATCACGCCTGAAACTGCACCTTTGATGGCCGCTGCGGGGGCTGATGTGCTTGTGGCCGGGTCTGCGGTCTTCAAAGGTGGATCTGTTCAAAATCCAGCGCCCTATGGCGAGAATATTCGCGCGATTAAGGCGTCTGTGGCGTCGTAA